From one Leifsonia soli genomic stretch:
- a CDS encoding molybdopterin-dependent oxidoreductase, with protein MTDGQGISRRALLGTIAAAGVATVALTAGQSFGVLAPLNVFAPRVQGDGPQGVPVNMTAKAAGVLSSARAADWALTVRNGDRTETLDRASLSGLPQARATLPIACVEGWSTTAQWGGVRMRDLLALVGAPSGATLLISSLQPRGAYRRTTMGPEFAEDPTTLVALTLGGQTLDLDHGYPARVIAPGRPGVLQTKWLASIEVIPG; from the coding sequence ATGACTGACGGCCAGGGCATCAGCCGCCGGGCGCTTCTCGGCACGATCGCAGCGGCCGGCGTTGCGACGGTGGCCCTCACGGCCGGCCAGTCCTTCGGCGTGCTGGCGCCGCTGAATGTCTTCGCGCCGCGCGTGCAGGGCGACGGACCGCAGGGGGTGCCTGTCAACATGACCGCGAAGGCGGCCGGTGTGCTGTCGTCGGCGCGGGCTGCCGACTGGGCGCTGACGGTCCGCAACGGCGACCGCACGGAGACCCTCGATCGCGCCAGCCTGAGCGGCCTGCCGCAGGCGCGCGCCACCCTCCCGATCGCCTGCGTCGAGGGGTGGAGCACGACAGCGCAGTGGGGTGGCGTACGGATGCGGGATCTGCTGGCTCTCGTCGGGGCACCGTCAGGCGCCACTCTGCTGATCAGCAGCCTGCAACCGCGGGGCGCCTATCGCCGGACGACGATGGGGCCGGAGTTCGCCGAGGACCCGACCACTCTGGTCGCCCTGACGCTCGGCGGGCAGACGCTCGATCTCGACCACGGCTATCCGGCCCGCGTGATCGCGCCCGGCCGGCCAGGTGTGCTGCAGACCAAGTGGCTGGCCTCCATCGAGGTGATACCCGGATGA
- a CDS encoding TIGR04282 family arsenosugar biosynthesis glycosyltransferase yields the protein MTAVVVIAKECLPGRVKTRLQPEFTAVEAAAIATAALTDTLRVAGALPASRRILYFDGAVPPAAAAGWEVLPQRSGGLDARIAALFDMLHEPVLLLGMDTPHVDPDTLTAVFADDPDVDAWFGPATDGGFWALALRRPDGALVRGVPMSTEATGFHQLERLRSAGLRVRLLPPLTDIDTAADVPAAALRSPALARTLDQLRPAGVPA from the coding sequence ATGACCGCCGTCGTCGTGATCGCCAAGGAATGCCTCCCTGGGCGCGTCAAGACGCGGCTGCAGCCGGAGTTCACCGCGGTCGAGGCCGCGGCCATCGCGACCGCAGCGCTCACCGACACGCTGCGGGTCGCGGGTGCGCTTCCGGCGTCCCGCCGCATCCTGTACTTCGATGGCGCCGTGCCTCCGGCGGCCGCCGCAGGCTGGGAGGTGCTGCCCCAGCGCTCGGGCGGTCTCGATGCGCGGATCGCGGCGCTGTTCGACATGCTGCACGAACCGGTCCTGCTGCTCGGCATGGACACACCCCACGTCGACCCCGACACGCTCACCGCCGTCTTCGCGGACGATCCGGACGTGGATGCGTGGTTCGGTCCCGCGACGGACGGCGGCTTCTGGGCGCTGGCGCTACGTCGGCCGGATGGTGCGCTGGTACGCGGCGTTCCGATGTCGACCGAGGCGACCGGCTTCCACCAGCTGGAGCGGCTGCGCAGCGCGGGACTCCGCGTGCGGCTTCTTCCGCCGCTCACCGACATCGACACTGCGGCGGATGTGCCCGCCGCGGCACTGCGCTCGCCGGCGTTGGCCCGGACGCTCGACCAGCTCCGGCCGGCCGGAGTACCCGCATGA
- a CDS encoding response regulator transcription factor gives MTTLPTGSPSVRDVRDRRVLVVEDDPTVREVASGYLRSAGLIVDEAVDGFDALALAERTPPDLVVLDRMLPGVDGLEVARRLRSRRPVPIIMLTALGSTDDRIEGLEAGADDYLAKPFSPRELVLRVQSILRRSVGELAPEAPFVLGAFAIDPSNRTVRKAGRSLTLTAREFDLLAFFLKHPNQVFSREQLLKEVWRWDFGDLSTVTVHVRRLREKIEDDPTKPRHLTTVWAVGYRMSA, from the coding sequence ATGACCACCCTTCCCACCGGCTCGCCGTCGGTGCGCGACGTGCGCGACCGGCGGGTGCTCGTCGTGGAGGACGACCCCACCGTGCGCGAGGTGGCCAGCGGCTATCTCCGCTCCGCAGGGCTCATCGTGGACGAGGCGGTCGATGGCTTCGATGCGCTCGCTCTCGCGGAGCGCACCCCGCCCGACCTCGTCGTGCTCGACCGGATGCTTCCCGGCGTCGACGGGCTCGAAGTCGCCAGGAGGCTGCGGAGCCGTCGGCCCGTTCCGATCATCATGCTGACCGCGCTCGGCTCCACCGACGACCGGATCGAGGGGCTCGAGGCAGGTGCCGACGACTATCTGGCCAAGCCGTTCTCACCGCGCGAGCTGGTGCTGCGCGTCCAGTCCATCCTGCGCCGCAGCGTCGGCGAACTCGCCCCCGAGGCGCCGTTCGTCCTCGGGGCCTTCGCGATCGACCCCTCCAACCGCACGGTCAGGAAGGCCGGCCGGTCGCTGACCTTGACCGCACGCGAGTTCGACCTGCTCGCCTTCTTCCTCAAGCATCCCAACCAGGTCTTCAGCCGGGAGCAGCTGCTCAAGGAGGTCTGGCGATGGGATTTCGGCGACCTCTCCACCGTCACCGTCCACGTTCGCCGGCTGCGGGAGAAGATCGAGGACGACCCGACGAAACCCCGGCACCTCACCACCGTCTGGGCGGTGGGCTACCGGATGAGCGCCTGA
- a CDS encoding class I SAM-dependent methyltransferase — protein sequence MNAGRISSVLLRAEHVGTGPSAEFGRGGAEPYELAIRAGRGLLALVARDGSIEDAVPLDVSAYLAAATDGERDVLGLTVGPVLDIGCGPARLVRAAIESGRIALGIDVSPAAIQHARSAGLPVLHRSVFDPLPAEGTWGAVALFDGNVGIGGDPIALLTRGSELLRPGGRMIVETHTDPERDAVFLAQLVHPAGARSAWFPWAEVGARVASEIAGDLGMEATTVTVAGRTFVLATR from the coding sequence ATGAACGCCGGACGGATCTCGAGCGTCCTGCTCCGCGCCGAGCACGTCGGCACCGGTCCGTCGGCCGAGTTCGGACGCGGTGGCGCCGAGCCCTATGAGCTGGCCATCCGCGCCGGACGCGGTCTGCTCGCCCTGGTCGCCCGCGATGGGAGCATCGAGGATGCCGTGCCGCTCGACGTGTCCGCCTACCTGGCGGCGGCGACGGACGGCGAGCGCGACGTGCTGGGGCTCACGGTCGGCCCCGTGCTCGACATCGGGTGCGGGCCTGCCCGGCTGGTGCGCGCCGCGATCGAGTCGGGGAGGATCGCGCTCGGGATCGACGTCTCCCCGGCAGCCATCCAGCATGCGCGGTCGGCGGGCCTCCCGGTGCTGCACCGCTCCGTGTTCGACCCGCTGCCCGCAGAGGGCACCTGGGGCGCGGTCGCCCTGTTCGACGGCAACGTCGGGATCGGCGGCGACCCGATCGCCCTCCTCACCCGCGGGTCGGAGCTCCTGCGCCCGGGCGGCCGGATGATCGTGGAGACGCACACCGATCCGGAGCGCGACGCGGTCTTCCTGGCTCAACTGGTCCATCCTGCCGGTGCCCGCAGCGCGTGGTTCCCCTGGGCCGAAGTGGGTGCGCGCGTCGCAAGCGAGATCGCAGGGGACCTCGGGATGGAAGCGACCACGGTCACGGTCGCCGGGCGGACCTTCGTGCTCGCCACACGATGA
- a CDS encoding glycosyltransferase: MTIPIDVVFPCLNEAEALPVLLAALPPGYRAIVVDNGSTDGSADVALLGGAVVVSEPRRGYGAAVHAGLTAATSDLVIVCDADGTIDPAEFDALVAPVRAGTADLAVGRRRPTSRQAWPVPARVANVVLAWMLRSRTGLPLRDLGPVRATRRAALLELEVRDKRSGYPVELVLRAHRAGWRLSHVDMAYRPRIGRSKVTGSLRGYLTAVRDTRRRLAEAAR, translated from the coding sequence GTGACCATACCGATCGACGTCGTGTTCCCCTGTCTGAACGAAGCGGAGGCGCTCCCGGTGCTCCTGGCCGCCCTTCCTCCGGGATACCGGGCGATCGTCGTCGACAACGGGTCGACCGACGGCAGCGCCGACGTCGCCCTCCTCGGGGGTGCTGTCGTGGTGAGCGAGCCGCGCAGGGGCTACGGGGCCGCCGTCCATGCAGGCCTCACGGCTGCGACCTCGGACCTCGTGATCGTGTGCGATGCGGACGGCACCATCGACCCGGCCGAGTTCGATGCGCTGGTCGCCCCTGTGCGGGCGGGAACGGCTGATCTCGCCGTGGGACGCCGTCGCCCCACCTCCCGGCAGGCGTGGCCGGTGCCGGCCCGGGTCGCCAACGTGGTGCTCGCGTGGATGCTGCGCTCCCGGACCGGCCTTCCTCTCCGCGATCTCGGCCCCGTGCGCGCTACGCGCCGGGCCGCCCTCCTCGAACTGGAGGTGAGGGACAAGCGGAGCGGCTACCCCGTCGAGCTGGTACTCCGCGCGCACCGCGCGGGGTGGCGGCTGAGCCACGTGGATATGGCCTATCGCCCCCGCATCGGCCGGTCGAAGGTGACCGGGTCACTGCGCGGCTACCTCACCGCGGTCCGCGACACGCGGCGACGCCTGGCCGAGGCAGCCCGATGA